One window of the Chitinophaga niabensis genome contains the following:
- the recQ gene encoding DNA helicase RecQ — MAVAKVSLLDALHEHFGFDSFKGNQEKIIKNILSGKDTFVIMPTGGGKSLCYQLPALMSPGVALIVSPLIALMKNQVDLIRSYSSKDNVAHFLNSTLTKAQIKKVRSDLTSGKTKMLYVAPETLTKQENIDFFKELEISFIAVDEAHCISEWGHDFRPEYRRLREMIEMINPELPIIALTATATPKVQSDIVKNLELRTPEIFISSFNRPNLYYEIRAKRKKDLVIKDIVKFIHQHKGKSGIIYTLNRKTTEELADMLVANGIKSVAYHAGLDSTTRAGRQDMFLHEDVEVIVATIAFGMGIDKPDVRFVIHYNIPKSLENYYQETGRSGRDGLEGICLCFYSYKDVQKLEHLMRDKPLSEREMGAQLINETVAYAESSVCRRKVILHYFGEKYEEENCGKCDNCLHPKEKIEVKNRAFIVLKAIQQLEERFGTDYVVNIITGQSNPQITTFQHDKLEVFGEGKEFDAHFWNSLIRQMMLEGLIEKDIEEYGLLKITAKGNKFIKKPFSIWFSLNHQFDESDGGGEDEDGGTGETQASADPVLVEMLKELRKKVAKEKNLPPFVIFLETSLEDMATQYPTTVQELEKISGVSKGKAIRYGKKFVDVIAKYVEENDIVKPDDFVMKSVVNKSGLKVFIIQNIDKKMPLETIAKNKELTIPQLLDEMETIVASGTKLNLDYCIDEELDDYAQDEIIEYFKGCETSSLQIAKEELTEGNYTIEQLKLVRIKFLVEYGN, encoded by the coding sequence ATGGCTGTTGCAAAGGTAAGTTTGTTGGATGCATTACACGAACATTTCGGATTTGATTCCTTTAAGGGTAACCAGGAGAAGATCATAAAAAATATACTTTCCGGAAAAGATACTTTCGTGATAATGCCAACGGGTGGCGGTAAGTCTTTATGCTACCAGCTGCCTGCATTGATGAGTCCAGGAGTGGCACTCATTGTAAGTCCGTTAATTGCTTTGATGAAGAATCAGGTGGACCTGATCCGTTCATACAGCAGCAAGGATAACGTGGCGCATTTTCTCAACTCCACGCTCACCAAGGCGCAGATTAAAAAAGTGCGCTCGGATCTGACCAGCGGCAAAACCAAGATGCTGTATGTGGCACCGGAAACACTCACCAAGCAGGAAAATATAGACTTCTTCAAAGAGCTGGAAATATCATTCATTGCTGTTGATGAGGCACACTGTATCTCTGAATGGGGGCACGACTTCCGGCCAGAGTACCGCAGGTTGAGGGAAATGATTGAAATGATCAACCCTGAATTGCCCATTATTGCTTTAACAGCTACAGCCACCCCCAAGGTGCAGAGCGATATTGTGAAGAACCTGGAATTGCGTACACCGGAGATCTTTATTTCCTCCTTTAACCGCCCGAACCTTTATTATGAGATCCGCGCCAAGCGGAAAAAGGACCTGGTGATCAAGGATATCGTGAAGTTCATTCACCAGCATAAAGGCAAAAGCGGCATTATCTATACGCTGAACCGTAAAACCACAGAAGAACTGGCAGATATGCTGGTGGCCAACGGCATCAAATCCGTAGCCTACCATGCCGGTCTGGATTCCACCACCCGTGCCGGGCGGCAGGATATGTTCCTGCATGAGGATGTGGAAGTGATTGTTGCCACTATCGCCTTTGGCATGGGGATCGACAAACCGGATGTGCGTTTTGTGATCCACTACAATATTCCCAAAAGCCTGGAGAACTACTACCAGGAGACCGGCCGCAGTGGTCGTGATGGCCTTGAAGGGATCTGTCTCTGCTTCTATTCCTACAAGGATGTGCAGAAGCTGGAGCACCTGATGCGGGATAAACCACTTTCCGAAAGGGAAATGGGGGCACAGCTCATTAACGAAACCGTGGCTTATGCGGAAAGTTCCGTTTGCCGCCGTAAAGTGATCCTGCATTATTTCGGGGAGAAATACGAAGAGGAGAACTGCGGTAAATGTGATAACTGCCTTCATCCGAAAGAGAAGATAGAGGTAAAGAACCGCGCATTTATCGTTTTAAAGGCCATACAGCAGCTTGAAGAACGTTTTGGCACCGACTACGTGGTGAACATCATTACGGGGCAAAGCAACCCCCAAATCACCACTTTCCAGCACGATAAACTGGAGGTGTTCGGAGAAGGGAAGGAATTCGATGCGCATTTCTGGAATTCCCTGATCCGCCAGATGATGCTGGAGGGGTTGATCGAAAAAGACATTGAAGAATATGGCTTGTTGAAGATCACGGCCAAAGGAAATAAATTCATCAAAAAACCATTCTCCATCTGGTTCTCCCTGAACCACCAGTTTGATGAAAGCGATGGGGGTGGAGAAGATGAAGATGGCGGTACCGGGGAAACACAGGCTTCTGCGGACCCTGTGCTGGTAGAGATGTTAAAGGAACTGCGCAAGAAAGTGGCAAAGGAAAAGAACCTGCCTCCGTTTGTGATCTTCCTGGAAACATCCCTGGAAGATATGGCTACGCAATATCCCACCACAGTTCAGGAGTTGGAAAAGATCTCTGGCGTAAGTAAAGGGAAGGCCATCCGTTATGGTAAGAAGTTTGTGGATGTAATTGCGAAGTACGTGGAGGAGAATGACATTGTGAAACCGGATGACTTTGTGATGAAGAGCGTGGTGAACAAAAGCGGGCTGAAGGTATTCATCATTCAGAACATCGACAAAAAGATGCCGCTTGAAACCATTGCGAAGAACAAGGAACTGACCATTCCCCAACTGCTGGATGAAATGGAAACGATTGTGGCCAGCGGTACCAAGCTGAACCTGGATTATTGTATCGATGAGGAGCTGGATGATTACGCGCAGGACGAGATCATTGAGTACTTTAAGGGCTGTGAGACTTCCAGTTTGCAGATTGCGAAAGAGGAGCTGACGGAAGGGAATTATACGATTGAGCAGTTGAAGCTGGTGCGGATTAAGTTCCTTGTTGAGTATGGTAATTAA
- a CDS encoding RagB/SusD family nutrient uptake outer membrane protein yields the protein MKRSNIYTIIATLAFIMLSNSACDKLLEEKPKATIALGDLDPILLEQTIIGVYEPMTRSRGRLWESTVGLGFELMAEYADGGSVQLNWSNYNNVMNAPNSMSQPWVTLYEAIGRANLLIANLDANTTLAENLKKTAYAEAYFVRAVCYYFAVRVWGKVPLRLKPILNSSDVALALSETTAIYDQIITDLKAAEAALPATVAESKAGRATSGAAKAALADVYLTKGDYQNARDKAKEIIDNKATYGYDIEPSLTTVYSPTLATNKEDIFSLKFSQVQERGNFMASYWADSKAKAAGFSVSGNKFGGIMSQAPLIRDWDNNDLRKKLSVYNSYLINGVVTAAEVEPGIYDMRMGKYRDPNAPIDTGNGNDLYFWRYADVLLIYAEAENKLNGPANAYAAVNTLRRRAFGISMTTPSAVADLPAGLTQAAFDDMVFRERGYEFIGEFKRWFDLVRTGRATAVIGAARAAIPTPARKPVPTRFLFALPDLELQNNPLAK from the coding sequence ATGAAACGATCAAATATTTATACCATCATAGCTACGCTTGCATTTATTATGCTCAGCAATTCTGCCTGCGATAAGCTGTTGGAAGAAAAACCAAAAGCCACCATCGCACTTGGCGATCTGGACCCCATCCTGCTGGAACAAACCATCATTGGCGTGTATGAACCCATGACCAGAAGCCGTGGCCGTTTGTGGGAATCCACAGTAGGCCTGGGTTTTGAGCTCATGGCAGAATATGCGGACGGAGGTTCTGTTCAACTGAACTGGAGCAATTATAATAACGTAATGAATGCACCAAACAGCATGAGCCAGCCATGGGTCACTTTATACGAAGCTATCGGAAGGGCCAACCTCCTGATCGCCAACCTGGATGCTAACACCACCTTGGCGGAAAACCTGAAAAAGACCGCATACGCAGAAGCCTATTTCGTAAGGGCCGTATGTTATTATTTTGCCGTGCGGGTATGGGGTAAAGTGCCTTTACGCTTAAAACCCATTCTTAACTCAAGCGATGTAGCATTGGCTTTATCAGAAACCACAGCTATTTATGATCAGATCATCACAGACCTGAAGGCCGCAGAAGCAGCTCTACCGGCAACCGTGGCGGAATCTAAGGCAGGAAGGGCTACATCCGGTGCCGCAAAAGCTGCGCTGGCAGATGTTTATCTTACAAAGGGCGATTATCAGAATGCGCGCGATAAAGCAAAAGAAATAATAGATAACAAAGCCACCTACGGTTATGATATCGAACCATCATTAACCACGGTGTATTCTCCCACACTTGCCACCAATAAAGAAGATATCTTTTCCCTGAAGTTTTCACAGGTACAGGAAAGAGGAAACTTTATGGCGTCATATTGGGCGGACTCAAAAGCAAAGGCTGCGGGCTTTTCCGTGAGCGGAAATAAATTTGGAGGTATTATGTCGCAAGCCCCTTTGATCAGGGATTGGGATAATAACGACCTCCGCAAAAAACTAAGTGTTTACAATAGTTATCTCATCAACGGCGTAGTAACAGCCGCAGAAGTAGAACCGGGTATCTACGACATGCGCATGGGTAAATACAGAGACCCCAACGCACCAATCGATACCGGTAATGGAAATGATCTGTATTTCTGGCGTTACGCAGATGTGTTGCTGATCTACGCAGAAGCAGAGAATAAACTCAATGGCCCTGCCAATGCTTATGCTGCCGTTAATACTTTGAGAAGAAGGGCTTTCGGTATAAGCATGACAACCCCGAGCGCAGTAGCAGACCTGCCAGCCGGACTAACACAGGCAGCCTTTGACGACATGGTGTTCCGCGAAAGAGGATACGAATTTATCGGGGAATTCAAACGTTGGTTTGACCTGGTGCGTACCGGAAGAGCCACTGCGGTCATAGGAGCAGCAAGGGCAGCGATACCAACACCAGCAAGGAAACCCGTTCCTACGAGATTCCTGTTTGCCTTACCTGACCTGGAATTGCAGAACAATCCACTAGCCAAGTAA
- a CDS encoding sensor histidine kinase, with translation MASHDILDEQTSGEIMKSIFRTTLHEIGTPINAVVSASRLLKLELDNGNTEFAHELIQMIFSSSNYLHEIFERVRLAAQQENMQKFQMDEIIFDFRKWMDNLLHSMAAMFMEKEISIVKRVANDFPSTIYADRTYLTQVIYNILANALKYSPKSTGVTIVCYVREEDTACIEITDQGIGIPSTDLPHLFKEYHQIVSGYKTKFGGMGLGLSIAKNLTTIMGGDIEVKSEVGEGSTFTVTLPLKK, from the coding sequence ATGGCTTCCCACGATATCCTTGACGAACAAACATCCGGCGAAATAATGAAATCCATTTTTCGCACCACTCTCCACGAGATCGGTACCCCGATCAATGCTGTTGTATCGGCTTCCCGTTTATTAAAGCTGGAGCTGGACAACGGAAACACAGAATTTGCCCACGAGCTGATCCAGATGATCTTTTCTTCCTCTAACTACCTGCATGAAATATTCGAACGGGTAAGGCTGGCTGCCCAGCAGGAGAACATGCAAAAGTTCCAGATGGACGAGATCATCTTTGATTTCCGGAAGTGGATGGACAATCTGCTGCATTCCATGGCTGCCATGTTCATGGAAAAGGAGATCTCTATCGTCAAACGCGTTGCCAATGATTTCCCCTCCACCATTTATGCAGACAGAACTTATCTAACCCAGGTCATCTATAACATCTTAGCTAACGCATTGAAATACAGTCCTAAATCCACCGGCGTAACCATTGTTTGTTATGTACGGGAGGAGGACACCGCCTGTATAGAAATTACAGATCAGGGAATAGGCATCCCTTCCACAGACCTGCCGCATCTATTCAAAGAGTACCACCAGATCGTTTCCGGTTATAAAACAAAGTTCGGAGGAATGGGCTTGGGGTTATCTATAGCAAAGAACTTAACAACCATCATGGGAGGAGATATAGAAGTAAAGAGTGAAGTGGGCGAAGGAAGCACTTTCACCGTAACCCTCCCGCTAAAGAAATAA
- a CDS encoding DUF6941 family protein, with translation MDIKVQALLLADHIYRDHNTGKFVIAGTFHQLNVAAFPATFGHSVGVFVSLSNVIGKKEITLHFVDAVTHEVLLNTRAMEIFGNDPHLPIEFAVEVPPLPLPHAGMYWLQLKTNGIMAGSIQVFVYGPPENRK, from the coding sequence ATGGACATCAAAGTACAGGCGTTATTATTGGCAGATCATATTTACCGTGACCATAACACGGGTAAATTTGTGATTGCCGGCACATTCCACCAATTGAATGTGGCTGCGTTCCCTGCTACCTTCGGGCATTCCGTGGGTGTTTTTGTTTCACTTTCCAATGTGATCGGGAAGAAGGAGATCACGCTTCATTTTGTGGATGCTGTTACACATGAGGTGTTACTGAATACAAGGGCGATGGAGATCTTTGGAAATGATCCGCATCTGCCCATAGAGTTTGCGGTGGAAGTTCCGCCACTTCCTTTGCCCCATGCCGGCATGTATTGGCTTCAATTAAAAACGAATGGCATCATGGCAGGGTCTATACAAGTGTTTGTATATGGCCCTCCGGAAAACAGAAAATAA
- a CDS encoding SusC/RagA family TonB-linked outer membrane protein, which yields MYRNKVLFVTLALLSSLSVFSQTKRFSGKVTSPEKGPIPGVTVQIKNTKIATATTEDGSFVLTASGDDRVTLVFSSIGFEPKEVAATTGVPLDVELKDDTRNLSDVVVVGYGAVKKTDLTGSVTSLKADKLKEIPAVSIEQAIQGRMAGVQVQQTSGQPGAGISIRIRGVSSIAGGNEPLYVIDGLPQFNDDVRGANGLSTINPSDIESIEVLKDAAATAIYGSRAANGVVMVTTKSGKVGQPRVTFESSLGFQKIRKKLEMMNSQEYIDYSKAFYNNTGLPVPTDLANASAAINTDWQDEVFRTAALSNSSLSIGGGTERNRYFISAGYTNQQGIVMNSGYKRASVRVNVDSKISERFSVQSRIMASRAIQDGFSPSVGDNIRNFGKSGVGSILRSITTVGVYNPDGTYTDTSPFSFNGIDVENPVAVAKEVLDRNTTTRIQGGLDFKAQIIKGLSNTTRVSADFYHIRRDLYFPRLLPRLGNAIGSAELGLYDKTSVLAEDFLEYKYDFSQDTYLEAIAGVSFQKDRLNTVDLAASGFGSDALKNYNFNSANTVSKPLTDVTENTIISGFARVRLTLKNKYLLAASIRRDGASVFAENNKYGVFPSVSAAWRVSEEDFLKESQWLSNLKLRASWGQAGNPAIKPYQSLLLGRTVNTGQGAGTGQAVGLAPTFPNPNLKWETTSQTNIGLDAGFLNEKFRLTFDYYVKTTTDLLALVQLPPSAGVGAGIGSGAGQILDNVGEVQNKGWELTLGANIVNTSDWGFSVDVNLSQNKNKVTKTKDGKDIPTISGGNDASGSNSIIRVGVPLSAFLGPQFLGLDKDGVPIHLNVNGDKDQNGLDVINALDNQILGSPYPDLYYGINPTIRYKKLTLTSVWAGVSGSKINNFALFELAGPNVVQQYNKMKAAKEYYPKPSLAASNQHFRSSRYMEDGSFFRMRNIRLDYSFNLGNSKTVKNLNVYASGQNLITFTNYSGFDPEVNTFNGNDRRQGVDLGSYPAAKTVTLGFSITF from the coding sequence ATGTACAGAAACAAAGTCTTGTTTGTGACATTAGCTTTGCTTTCAAGCCTATCCGTCTTTTCACAGACCAAGCGATTCTCAGGTAAAGTAACATCTCCGGAAAAAGGCCCCATCCCCGGGGTTACCGTCCAGATCAAAAACACAAAAATTGCCACAGCCACAACGGAAGACGGTTCCTTTGTACTAACGGCCTCGGGAGACGATAGGGTCACCCTGGTTTTTTCCTCCATTGGCTTTGAGCCCAAAGAAGTAGCCGCCACAACAGGTGTGCCTTTAGATGTTGAATTGAAAGACGATACCCGGAACCTCAGCGATGTAGTTGTTGTAGGGTATGGTGCTGTTAAGAAAACAGACCTCACCGGTTCGGTTACTTCCCTCAAAGCGGATAAGCTCAAGGAGATCCCTGCCGTAAGTATTGAACAGGCTATCCAGGGAAGGATGGCAGGTGTACAGGTGCAACAAACTTCCGGCCAGCCTGGTGCCGGCATCAGTATCCGTATCAGGGGTGTTTCCTCTATCGCCGGCGGAAATGAACCATTGTATGTAATTGATGGTCTCCCCCAATTCAATGATGATGTGCGTGGTGCTAACGGATTATCCACTATCAACCCTTCGGATATTGAATCCATAGAAGTATTGAAGGATGCTGCTGCCACGGCCATTTATGGATCAAGGGCTGCAAACGGCGTAGTGATGGTGACCACCAAATCTGGTAAGGTTGGCCAGCCCAGGGTCACGTTCGAAAGTTCTCTCGGTTTTCAAAAGATCCGCAAGAAACTTGAAATGATGAACAGCCAGGAATACATCGATTATTCCAAAGCCTTTTACAATAATACAGGTCTGCCTGTTCCCACTGATCTCGCCAATGCTTCTGCAGCCATTAATACAGACTGGCAGGATGAAGTGTTCCGCACAGCCGCTTTATCCAACAGCAGTTTAAGCATCGGCGGCGGTACGGAAAGGAACCGGTATTTTATTTCTGCCGGTTATACGAACCAACAAGGTATTGTAATGAACAGCGGGTATAAACGTGCATCCGTTAGAGTTAATGTGGACAGTAAAATAAGTGAACGCTTTAGCGTACAATCCCGCATTATGGCCTCCCGCGCTATACAGGACGGATTCTCTCCTTCTGTGGGAGACAATATCCGCAACTTCGGTAAATCGGGTGTAGGCTCCATCCTCCGCTCCATCACAACAGTAGGGGTATATAATCCTGATGGAACTTATACAGATACATCGCCCTTCAGTTTTAATGGTATTGATGTGGAAAACCCGGTAGCCGTTGCAAAAGAAGTGCTGGATAGAAATACCACCACCCGTATACAGGGCGGCCTTGATTTCAAAGCCCAGATCATAAAGGGCCTCTCCAATACCACCCGCGTTTCTGCCGACTTTTATCATATCCGCAGAGACCTTTATTTTCCAAGACTGCTTCCCCGTTTAGGAAATGCCATCGGCTCCGCAGAGCTGGGGCTCTATGATAAAACATCCGTACTCGCAGAAGACTTCCTGGAATATAAATACGACTTCTCACAGGATACTTACCTGGAAGCCATTGCCGGGGTATCTTTCCAAAAGGACCGTTTAAATACAGTAGATCTTGCCGCTTCCGGTTTTGGTAGCGATGCGCTGAAGAATTATAATTTCAATTCTGCCAACACGGTGAGCAAACCGCTAACAGATGTAACGGAAAACACCATCATATCAGGTTTTGCAAGAGTAAGGCTGACCCTGAAAAATAAATACCTGCTCGCTGCCAGCATCAGAAGAGATGGCGCCTCTGTATTTGCAGAGAACAATAAATATGGCGTGTTCCCTTCTGTTTCAGCAGCGTGGCGTGTTTCAGAAGAAGACTTCCTGAAAGAAAGCCAATGGCTGTCTAATTTAAAACTAAGGGCCAGCTGGGGCCAGGCAGGTAACCCTGCTATCAAACCTTACCAGTCTTTATTATTAGGCAGAACAGTGAACACAGGTCAGGGAGCTGGAACTGGCCAGGCGGTTGGGCTTGCGCCTACTTTCCCTAACCCTAATCTGAAATGGGAAACTACTTCTCAGACAAACATCGGTTTGGATGCAGGCTTCTTAAATGAAAAATTCCGTCTCACTTTCGATTACTATGTTAAAACAACCACAGATCTCCTGGCGTTGGTACAATTACCACCATCCGCCGGAGTAGGTGCCGGTATTGGTTCCGGGGCTGGTCAGATCCTGGATAATGTGGGAGAAGTACAGAACAAGGGATGGGAACTTACGCTGGGCGCCAACATTGTGAATACTTCAGACTGGGGATTCTCCGTGGACGTGAACCTTTCCCAGAATAAGAACAAGGTTACCAAAACCAAGGATGGTAAGGATATTCCAACCATATCCGGCGGTAATGATGCATCCGGCTCAAACAGTATTATCCGTGTAGGTGTACCGCTCTCTGCTTTCCTTGGCCCCCAATTCCTGGGCCTGGATAAGGACGGGGTACCCATTCACCTGAATGTGAATGGAGATAAAGATCAAAATGGTCTGGATGTTATCAATGCATTGGATAACCAGATCCTCGGAAGCCCCTACCCTGATCTGTATTATGGTATCAATCCCACCATCCGCTATAAAAAACTCACACTCACTTCCGTATGGGCTGGTGTAAGCGGATCAAAGATTAACAATTTCGCCTTGTTTGAACTAGCGGGTCCAAACGTTGTACAACAATACAACAAGATGAAAGCAGCTAAGGAATATTATCCGAAACCAAGTCTTGCTGCCAGCAATCAGCACTTCCGTTCTTCCCGTTATATGGAAGACGGATCATTCTTCCGCATGAGGAACATAAGACTGGATTATAGCTTCAACCTGGGTAACAGCAAAACCGTTAAAAACCTGAATGTATACGCGAGCGGACAAAACCTGATCACCTTTACCAACTATTCAGGCTTCGACCCGGAAGTGAATACATTTAATGGGAACGACCGCAGGCAGGGAGTTGACCTGGGATCTTATCCTGCAGCAAAAACCGTGACCTTAGGATTTAGCATTACTTTTTAA
- a CDS encoding ATP-binding response regulator, with product MLLPPIHVNFVILAIIVLEIAIFFNQFLFFLARKHEKNRKYHMILSVLLILYNIAENLFILPDPLIPVPIMLQNILSESTGYFVTMYIPFYCYKTLELKGLRFHGKYGFLFLLVPVGGLYLIYYPLTNDFDFVKNYAYYLPACYAVTALIASYRAIRSKYKEDKDKKGYHQRLWIYWAVVIWCASPAIDLISDAEKWLLGALFNNLNFLLLSSFFMVKSVRKFMEERDQLREAKDTLTEKVKEKTYQLERSNEQRTNALVNLVHETKTPLTLIKNYLDEYINKYGFKEELGIVKNNIDKLNKDISNLFDLERYNKGFEIYNHNQVANFSRILKDNLVLFKNYCRNKNISLQENITEGLMIKADPGAVNGIVVNLTENAIKYTNEGGHINIELTTEGNKIIFAVSDNGIGITRGLHERIFEPYYQINSEKGGSQGMGLGLPIVKKTVNDLLGEIIIESNPENDPGTKVRVILLKHEQQEKEETNPGYNVNNYAGLEISKLSIADSIYDEKKQTVLIVEDNTTMVSYLFKKLSPKYNVTVAFNGAEALLKMREYPVLPDLIISDVMMDKVDGFKLAKILTEDPEYKHIPFIFLSAKHTPQDRAQGLKLGAIDFIQKPFSSDELILKVSSVLENTAKQKHAFYDNAIKALKTGGHLDFKQKDTTSKFEKNCKAYQLTPREIDITKLISEGYSYKQIGDTLFIAERTVKKHVQNIFEKVAITNKVQLINKLES from the coding sequence ATGCTCCTTCCCCCCATTCATGTGAATTTTGTGATCCTCGCGATCATTGTGCTTGAAATTGCCATCTTTTTTAATCAATTCCTGTTCTTCCTCGCGCGCAAACACGAGAAGAACAGGAAGTATCATATGATACTCTCCGTATTGCTGATCCTTTATAACATCGCGGAAAACCTGTTTATACTTCCGGATCCATTGATCCCTGTTCCCATCATGCTGCAGAATATCCTAAGTGAAAGCACCGGGTATTTTGTAACCATGTACATCCCTTTCTATTGCTATAAAACACTGGAATTAAAAGGGCTGCGTTTTCACGGTAAATACGGCTTTTTATTTCTTTTGGTGCCTGTTGGGGGCTTATACCTGATCTATTATCCGCTGACTAACGATTTCGATTTTGTAAAAAATTACGCTTATTATCTTCCGGCCTGTTATGCAGTGACAGCACTCATCGCTTCTTATCGTGCCATCCGTTCAAAGTATAAGGAAGATAAAGATAAAAAAGGGTATCACCAGCGGTTATGGATCTATTGGGCTGTTGTGATCTGGTGTGCTTCACCTGCTATCGACCTTATATCCGATGCAGAAAAATGGTTATTGGGCGCATTGTTCAATAACCTTAACTTTCTATTGCTCAGCTCCTTCTTTATGGTCAAATCTGTGAGGAAGTTCATGGAAGAACGGGACCAGTTGCGGGAAGCAAAAGATACTTTAACAGAGAAAGTAAAAGAAAAAACCTATCAGCTGGAAAGATCGAATGAGCAAAGAACAAATGCATTGGTAAACCTGGTACATGAAACAAAAACCCCTCTCACCCTGATAAAGAACTACCTGGATGAGTACATTAATAAGTATGGGTTTAAAGAAGAGCTCGGCATTGTAAAGAATAACATCGACAAACTGAATAAAGACATCAGCAATCTCTTTGACCTGGAAAGATATAACAAGGGCTTTGAGATCTATAACCACAATCAGGTAGCCAATTTCAGCCGTATACTGAAAGATAACCTCGTACTGTTTAAAAACTATTGCCGCAACAAAAACATCTCTCTCCAGGAAAACATAACAGAGGGGCTCATGATCAAAGCAGACCCCGGAGCCGTCAACGGCATTGTTGTTAACCTTACCGAGAATGCTATAAAATATACCAACGAAGGCGGACACATCAATATAGAACTAACAACAGAAGGCAATAAGATCATTTTTGCGGTAAGTGATAATGGCATTGGCATTACCCGCGGATTACACGAAAGGATCTTTGAACCCTATTACCAGATCAATTCAGAGAAAGGCGGTTCCCAGGGAATGGGATTGGGCTTGCCGATCGTTAAAAAAACAGTCAACGACCTGTTGGGAGAGATCATCATTGAAAGTAATCCTGAAAATGACCCCGGCACAAAGGTCAGGGTCATCCTGCTGAAACATGAACAGCAGGAAAAAGAAGAAACCAACCCCGGTTACAATGTGAATAATTATGCCGGCCTGGAAATAAGTAAGCTCAGCATTGCAGATTCCATCTATGATGAAAAAAAACAGACCGTGCTGATCGTAGAGGATAATACCACCATGGTCAGCTACCTGTTCAAAAAATTGAGCCCGAAGTATAACGTAACGGTTGCCTTCAATGGAGCAGAAGCCCTGCTAAAAATGAGGGAATACCCCGTATTGCCAGACCTCATTATTTCAGATGTGATGATGGATAAGGTAGATGGATTTAAGCTGGCCAAAATACTTACCGAAGATCCGGAGTATAAACACATCCCCTTCATCTTCCTGTCCGCCAAACATACTCCCCAGGACAGAGCGCAAGGCCTGAAGCTTGGCGCGATCGACTTTATACAGAAGCCTTTCAGCTCTGATGAACTGATCCTAAAGGTCAGCTCCGTACTGGAAAACACCGCCAAACAAAAACATGCCTTTTACGACAATGCCATAAAAGCCCTCAAGACCGGAGGACACCTCGATTTTAAACAAAAAGACACCACAAGCAAGTTTGAGAAAAACTGCAAAGCCTATCAGTTAACCCCCCGCGAAATAGACATCACCAAACTGATCAGCGAAGGTTATTCCTACAAACAAATTGGTGATACCCTCTTCATTGCGGAAAGAACGGTGAAAAAACACGTCCAGAACATCTTCGAAAAAGTAGCCATCACCAACAAAGTACAGCTGATCAATAAGCTCGAATCGTAG